The nucleotide window TTGTGATGTTGTATTAAAAGAAGATATATCAAATATAAAAGTTTTGATTAGAAAATTTTGTAAAGATAAACTAGATAATTACAAAATACCTACAAAAGTTAATATTGTAGATAAAATAAATTTTACAGATAGATTTAAAAAAATAAGAGGAAGTATTAAAAAATCTGTGTCAATCTGATAAAATATATAGGAAAATTTAACAGTCTATTTTCAATATCCAGAAAATATAAGAAAAGTAATTTACACAACAAATCTAATAAAATCAGTTCATAGACAATTTAGAAATTTGACTAAAACAAAATGTGGATTTCCAAATGATAATAGCTTAAAACTACTTTTTATCGGGATCCAAAGTACTTCAAAAAAGTGTACAATGCCAGTTAGAAATTAGAGTTTAACAATTTCTCAATCTCTCAATATACTTTTTGAAAGAAAACTAGATAAAACATTAAAAAATTACTAGATGCTGACACAAAATCTTGAACTCTCCCTTACTTAATACAGATTTTTAAACCGTCTCAAAAATAAAAAAAATAATCCTCTTACTTTGGAATAGCATAGATAATAGTCTCTTCTTGAGTACACTCATAATGTCGCATTATTAATCTGTATTCAGGTAACCACTGTTTTAATAAAAGAGGTATATTCCATAAATCATCAAATTTATGATAAATTGAGATTGCTAATTTAGGTTTATATTTTATAATATTATTTATTCCGCCTAATAGAGCTTGAATTTCAAAAGTTTGTATATCCATTTTTATAAAAGTTGGAATATGATTTATTGTTTCATCTATTGAGACAACTTCAGTTTTTCTATTTGTAACTTCATTCGTACAAGATACTCCAACTCCTTCTCCATGAAGATAAAAAGTTTTATTCTTATAGTAAGTTCCAGCATTAATTATTGTAATTTTATCTTTTTGTTCTAACGTATCTACATATCTTTTTAACTCTTCAAAAGTATTTTTTTCAGGTTCATAACTATATATATGTTTAAATTTTTCATTTGTAACTTTTAAAAAAGATGCTATTGTATCACCAGTATAAGCACCACAATCAATAAAAACTTCATCTTCACAAAGAGTTAAAACTTCTTTATCAAAATATTGTAATGAAGTATCATCTTTAACTAAAATTGGGTAAAAATAGTCTTCAGTCAATTTAAATTTTAAAATAGCAGCAAAAACCTCTTTTGACTTTTTATCTTCTAATAAATTGTATAGAGTTATGATATTTACTATTTCAGAAGCAGTAAATTTATGGTTTAATTTATTTAAATCATATTCATCAAAGCCTTTTTGTTTTTTTTCTATAAGATTTAATGATAGAAGGTTTTTTGCCAAACTTCTCATACAATACATATGTTTAAATCCACTTCTATAAAAAGTATGAGTAAGATATGCGTAAGAATCTGTATTAAGAAAAATTACAACATCATCAGGGTTTTCATAAAATTCTTCTTTACTTATTAATTTTACTTTATCTCTATATTTATAGTATTTTTCTAAATCTAAGTATTTATAATCTAAACTATTTGAAAATACTCCACTTTTAGTTTTTATCTCTTCTTCTACCCAATCATAAGCTCCATAAACATCAACACCAAAATTTAGTTTAAAATATTTTACTATTGATTTTAAATAGTATCCCGTTCCAAAAAAAATAAACTTTTTTGTTTTACATAACTGTTTAAATCTTTCAAGTTTCTCTTCTTCGAATTTATGGTCAAATTTTTCATTTTGTGTATCAAATAGAACTTCAATTATCTCATTAAAATTTTTATCAATATTTAACATCTAATTCCTTTTAAACTAAAAATTCTTTTAATCTATTCCTATCAATTTTACCATTTATATTTAAAGGCATTGCCTCAAGTAAAATAAATTTTGTAGGAAGCATATATTTTGGTAATTTACTATGAAGTTCTAATAATATGTCTCTTTGAGTATTTTTCATTGTAGACTCATAAATCAAAACTATATTTTTATTTTCATTATCATATAAAACACAAGCATTATCAACTCCATTTATAGCCAAAATTGCTGTTTCAATCTCACCTAACTCTATTCTATATCCCATATGTTTTATCTGAAAATCTTTTCTTCCTTTATAGATTAATTCACCTTTTTCATTGTAGTAAACAATATCTCCCGTTCTATAAATCTTCTCTGGATAAGCTTTATTTAATGGATTTTGAGTAAATGTAAGAGCAGTTTTTTCTGGATCATTATAATATCCAAGTGCTAAAGAGCTACCTCTTACACAAAGTTCTCCTATTTTATTTGCTTCTATTATAAGCTTATCTTCTTGGTCAAGAACTAAGATATCTGTATTTTTACAAGCAAAACCAATAGGAAGTGGTTCATCATCTTTAAAATCTCTATTCACTATAAAATATGTACAATCAACTGTAATTTCAGTAGGTCCATATAAGTTTACAAATAGTGCATTTGGAATATAATTTTTCCAATAATTCATTATTTTTGTTGGCATTACTTCACCTGCAAAACTTACAAATCTTAATTCTAAATTTCTATTTTTTAATAAATCTAAAGTAACAATATTGGCCATAATAGAAGGAACCCAAAAAATAAAATTAATTGACTCTTTTTCAAGATAATCAACTAATTTCACAGGAAACATAAATAGATTTTCTGGAATTAAATTCAAAGTAGCTCCAGTCGATAACATTAAATAGATATCAAGAACAGAGTTATCAAAAATAAATGGAGCTTGATTTCCAATTTTAAAACTACTATCTATTTTAAAAGTATCAATAGCCCAATCTATATAATCTATTATAGATTTATGAGAAACAACTACACCTTTAGGTGTGCCAGTTGAACCTGAAGTATTAATTATATACGCAGGATTTGTATCTATTGATAAATTATAATTTGTAAAATTAAACCCTACTTCATTTTCAATTTCAATATTATCCAATAAAATTATTTCTATATTAAGATTTAAATCTTTTAGTAATTTTGCACTATTTATATTTGTAATAACATATTTTATTTCTAATTTTTTTATAATGGCTTCAACTCTTGAAATAGGATTTTTTATATCTAAAGGTACATAGAAATCTCCATTATAAACTATTCCTAAAAATGATTTAATTGCTTCAATAGATTTTGGTAAAAATACACCAATTGGTAAATTTCGATCTATATTCTTTAATTGTAAATATGAAGCAATATTTTTAGATTGTTTTTGTAAACATTTAAAAGATATATTACCTTTTTCATCAATTATTGCTGTTTTATTTGGGTATGTTTTTACTGTATTTTCTAAATACTCCAAGATATTTGTTTTCATATATTTCCTTTTAAATTATCTCATCTTGGAATAGCATATATAACTGTCTCCTCTTGAGTAGAGCCATAATGTCTCATTTTAAATTTATAATCAGGTAACCACTGTTTTAATAAAAGTGGAATATTCCATAAATCATCAAATTTATGATAAATACATATTGCTAATTTTGGTTTATGCTCTTTTATATTTTTTATTGCTCCTAAAAGAGCTTGAATTTCAAAAGATTCTATATCCATTTTTATAAAAGTTGGAATATGATTTATTGATTCATCAATAGAGATAACTTCTGCTTTTTTATCTGTTATGGTTTCTGTACATGTTGTAGCCGAGCTTTGTCCACTTAAATAAAAAGTTTTATTTTTATAATAAACTCCTGCTTTAATTGTTGTAATTTTATCTTTAGATTCTAATGAAGAAATATAATCATTTAATTTTTTAAAATTAACCTCTTCAGGCTCATAACTATAAATATGTTTAAATTTACCATTTGTAAATTTTAGAAAAGACGCTATAGTATCTCCATTATAACCACCACAATCAATGAAAACTTCGTCATCACTTATATTTATAACTTCTTTATCAAAATATTGCGATGATGCTTTATCTTTTGTAGAAATAGTGTAAAAATAGTCTTCAGTTAATTTGAATTTTAATATATCCATAAAAACATTTTTAGATTTTTCATCTTCTAATAAATTATATAAAGTTATAATATTCGCTATTTCTGAAGTAGTAAATGAGTAATTTAATCTATTTAATTCAAATTCATCAAATTTTTGTTTTGTAAGAATTTCTATTGGCAAAAAATTTTTTAACAAATTTCTTATTGTATAGATATTTTTAAATCCTAAACTATAAAGAGCCATTGGAAGAGAAGGATAAATATCTGTATTTATAAATATTACAATATCTTCTGACTTTTCATAAAACTCCTCTTTTGATATTAATTTTACTTTATCTCTATATTTATAGTATTTTTCTAAATCTAGATATTGATAATCTGCAATATTTGCAAATTTACCTTCTTGTGTTTTCACCTCTTCTACCCAATCATAAACTCCATAAACATCAACATCAAAATTTAGTTTAAAATATTTTACTATTGATTTTAAATAATATCCTGTTCCAAAAACAACTAGTTTTTTTGTTTTACATAAGTTTTTAAATCGCTCAATCTTCTCTTTTTCGTATAAATTATCAAATTGATTATTTTGTGTATCAAATAAAACTTCAATCAAATTATTAAAATGTTCATTCCCAAACATAAATTACTCCTCGTATAATTAATTTTATGAATATATCATCTAGTTTTTAACTAAAAAATATATTCTTCTAAGATTGAAGTACTAACTTCAAATCTTTTACTTTTTACAGTCTATGACTTTAGATATAACAACATTTTTCTCCTTGTAGCAATGATGAATTAAATTAATATTTCTTCTAACCAAACTACATCATTTAAGCCTGTTGATATCTTTAGTTGTTAATCATTTATTAAAAGCTGTAGAGGTAGCTGTATAGCACTTACTACTTATAGATTAACGAGGCTGTGAATCTAGCTTAGGCTAGAACAACTAAAGATTATTATAAACTGAGGTATAAAAAGATGTATTATGTTGGAATTGATATTGCTAAAAATTTTCATGTTGTTACTATCATTGATGATAGTGAGAAAAAAATTACTACTAAACCTATAAGGGTTACAAATTGTATTGATGGATTTTCAAAGTTTATTGTTAAACTTGAAGCTATCTCATCAAATCCAAACGATTTTATAATTGGTCTTGAAGCAACTGGAATTTATGGTGAAAATCTTTTAGAGTTTTTAAATGCTCATGGGTTTAATGTTAAACTATTAAATCCATTTCAAACAACCAGATATAGAGAACAACACACAATGAAAAAAGTAAAAAATGACAATATTGATTCTTGGATTATTGCACTCTTCCTAAAAGATGGCAAATTTAGTTCAGGTTATGTAACTGATGATGAATATCAAAGTTTAAGAACTTTGTATCGTAATCGTGCTTCTATTCAATCAGATATGAAAGAGGTAAAAAAACGAATTATTACTCAAGTAACAGTTACATTTCCCGAACTTGAAAATTTTATTGATATATTTAGTATCACAGGACTTGCACTTTTGGATAAATATCCAACTGCACATCATTATAAACATAGTAGTGTTGATAGAATACTTAAGATATTTAGACATATTCAAGGAAATAGCTTTAATAGTGAAAAAGCCCTAAAAGTTTTAGAACTTGCAAAAAATTCTATCTATTCTGGTAAAGCCAAAGATGCAAGAGCCATAGCTATTAAAAGTTCTATTAGACTTCTTAAAATCTATCAAGATGAGTTATCTATTTTAGAAGATGAAATATTAGCTTTACTTGAAAACAATGGTATTAAAGAAGAAAAAGATGTTCCAACTAATTCATTGATTGAGAACTTAAAAACTATTCCAGGTGTTTCATCTAAAACTATTGCTGCAGTTATTAGTGAATGTGGTGATTTATCAAGATTTACAACACCTATTAAATTTATAGGGTATCTTGGACTATTTCCAACAGAAAATAGTTCAGGTAATTCTAAATCAACAGGTCATTTAAGTCGTAGAGGTTCATCACTAGCAAAACATGCTCTTTATATGGCAAGTGTAAGTTGTATGATACACAATAAAGAGCTCAAGCAATATTATGATACTAAAAAATCTCAAGGAAAATCTAAACAAGAAGGACTTATTGCTGTTTCAAGAAAACTAGCAACTATTATCTATTCCATTTTTAGATACAACACCCCTTATGATCCAGCTCGTGTTTTTTCTAAGTCATAAACAGTAAATTATAAAAGATCACAAGTTAGTACTAAAATCTAAAGATAGCATTCAAAAAAGCTATCACTATACTAATTGCCAACCAAACATTTAAACTTGTTTGATCATAGAAACACTACTAGCAAAATTCTAGATAATTGCATAAAAATAGTGCTTCCAAAATCAAACATCAGCAAGTTTTTTAAACTTGCAATGTTCTTAAAAAATACATTGTTAAAAAACTATTGTCTTTTTAAAATTTTCCTTTAATTTAAGTTATTCTTTATAAAAAGGCTTACAATTATTCTTTGTAGGATTGTAATATATTTTATATTATTTTGATATAATTAATTAAAAAATATTGGGGATTATAATGAATTTAGAACATAAAATAGAACTTTTAGCAGATTTATTTGAATTAGAAGTAACAGATTTTACTCCAGAAACTTTATTAGATGATTTAGAAGAGTGGGATTCTTTAGCTGCTATTTCCTATGTTGTTATGATGGATGAAGAATTTGGTGTAGTTGCTAATCCGAATGATATAAAAAACTTTAGAACTGTTCAAGATATATTAGATAGTATGAAATAATTAAAGAGATTAGATGTTTAATTTAGTAAATAAAAAAATATTGATTATGGGAGCAACTGGTTATATTGGTAAGCAAGTTGCACTTACTTTAGACAGTTTGGGAGCTAAATTAATACTTAGTGGGAAAAATGAAGCTATTTTAAATGAAATATTATTTGAGTTAAAAGGTAATGGACATTATCTTTTGCCATTTGATGTAGAAAATATAGATGATATTTCAAATTTTATGAAAAAAATTGTTGCGATAGATGGAAATAAATTATTTGGACTAGTTTACTGTACTGGTATTTTTCCAATAAGACCTTTAAAAAATACAAAAATAGATTTTTTACATAATTTAATGCTAATAAATTTTTACTCTTTTATCGAAATTGTTCGTTGTTTTAGTGATAAAAGAATTTGTGAAGAAAAAGCAAGTATAGTATCTTTATCCTCTATAGCTTCTATAAACGGAGAAAAAGGACAGTTAGCATACAGTGCAAGCAAGGGAGCTATGGATAGTAGTATAAAAGTTTTAGCAAAAGAACTTAGTTCAAAAAATATTAAAATAAATTCTATAAGACCAGCTGCTTTACTACCAGAAGATATACTTTTTGATAACTTACCAGAGGCTATACAAGATACAATAAATCGAATGCAAACAGGACCGATATCAAACAAAAGTATTGCTACACAAATTGCTTTTCTTTTAAGTGAATACTCAAATAATATTACAGGACAATGCTTTGATGTAAGAGGTTGTTTAATATGATATCTTTTAAAAATAAGAAAGTTTTAATTATAGGAAATAATTTAGGTTTTGAAAAAGATATAGCTATTAAATTAAATAATTTAGGAGCTAATATTTTACTGATAAATGAAAATGAAAGCTTAGCAAAAGAGATTTTATCTCTACTTCAAGGAGATAATAATAAATATTTGAATTTTACAAATATTAAAGATATAGAAAATTCAGTTGAAAATACTGATATTTATATACATTTTGCAGATGAACAAATTGATAATTTATACCTAATTGATCATAATAAACTTCAAAATATATTTAATAAAAATGTTACTTCATATATAAACTTTATTAAAGCTATATCTTCAAAAAAACAAAATATAAATAATTTATCTGTTTTATATATATCATCAAATTCAAATCAAATATCTGCTTTAAATATGTCAAAAACTTTATCTTTAGAGCTTTTTGAACAAAATATAAGAGTAAATAGCCTAGCTATTGACAATAAATATAAATATGATTTTAATGAAAATAGTAATGAATTGATGCAAAGGATTTCTTCTATGGCAAGTTATATAGTGAGTGAATATGCTAAATTTATAGTAGGAGAAATTTATAAAATAAATTGAACACAAAATAAGGAGATAAAAATGGAAAAAATAAGAGGAATATTGATTGATATTAGACCAGAATATGATTTTTTAGAAGATATAGATTTTATTGAAGCAGGTATGCTTGATAGTTTTGATATTATAACTTTAGTAACTGATTTGGAAGAGAATTTTGATATTAGAATAGATGGAAGCGATATATTGCCAGAAAATTTTTGTAGTATAAAAGCTATAGAAAATCTTATAGAAAAAAGTGGTGGAGTCTTATAATCATGATGGATAATAATGAGACTATAAAGATTAAGGATATTATTTCATCAAGGAATAAAAAAACAAATTGTTTTTCATTTTTTAATGAAATTTGTGATTGGATAGAAGATAGTAAAGCAGATTTTTATTTAATAAATACTTGTGTTTTTGTATTTTACAAAGCAAATAAATTTTATAAATTTTATTACTATGTTGATAATTTAGAAGATATAATATTTGCTAAAGATTTATTAAGGGAATACTCTTTATCTAATAAAGTAGTTTTAGAATTTACTACAAAAAATGATAAAGGATTAAGTCAGATATCAAATACTTTACTTGAAATAGGTTTTGAAATTTATTCTGAATTAGTAAGGCTTATTCAAGGTAAAATTATATTTAAAGAAGATAAAGAAGATAAAGAACAATATGAGCTAGCAACTTTAGATAATAAAGATCAACTTTTAGATATTATGCACAAAGAATTTGATATTTTAAAAGATGATATACCTACAGAAGAAGAGTTATTAAAGCTTATTTCCAATAAATCTATTGTTATCAAAACCTTAGATAATCAAATAATTTTAATACAGATTTATGAATATTTAAAAGGTGCTTTATATTCAAGAATGACTTGGATAAAAAAAGAGTATAGAAAGCCAAAATACACTATAGATATACACAAATCAATTGATAGCTATTTACAAGACTTAAATATAGAAAATTTTAAGAATTTCAAATCTTATGGTTGGATTGATAAATCAAATAGAAACTTAAAAGTAAATTTAAAAATGGGTGCAGTTCTAGATGGAATAACTTGTACAATA belongs to Arcobacter defluvii and includes:
- a CDS encoding FkbM family methyltransferase, coding for MFGNEHFNNLIEVLFDTQNNQFDNLYEKEKIERFKNLCKTKKLVVFGTGYYLKSIVKYFKLNFDVDVYGVYDWVEEVKTQEGKFANIADYQYLDLEKYYKYRDKVKLISKEEFYEKSEDIVIFINTDIYPSLPMALYSLGFKNIYTIRNLLKNFLPIEILTKQKFDEFELNRLNYSFTTSEIANIITLYNLLEDEKSKNVFMDILKFKLTEDYFYTISTKDKASSQYFDKEVINISDDEVFIDCGGYNGDTIASFLKFTNGKFKHIYSYEPEEVNFKKLNDYISSLESKDKITTIKAGVYYKNKTFYLSGQSSATTCTETITDKKAEVISIDESINHIPTFIKMDIESFEIQALLGAIKNIKEHKPKLAICIYHKFDDLWNIPLLLKQWLPDYKFKMRHYGSTQEETVIYAIPR
- a CDS encoding FkbM family methyltransferase, which codes for MLNIDKNFNEIIEVLFDTQNEKFDHKFEEEKLERFKQLCKTKKFIFFGTGYYLKSIVKYFKLNFGVDVYGAYDWVEEEIKTKSGVFSNSLDYKYLDLEKYYKYRDKVKLISKEEFYENPDDVVIFLNTDSYAYLTHTFYRSGFKHMYCMRSLAKNLLSLNLIEKKQKGFDEYDLNKLNHKFTASEIVNIITLYNLLEDKKSKEVFAAILKFKLTEDYFYPILVKDDTSLQYFDKEVLTLCEDEVFIDCGAYTGDTIASFLKVTNEKFKHIYSYEPEKNTFEELKRYVDTLEQKDKITIINAGTYYKNKTFYLHGEGVGVSCTNEVTNRKTEVVSIDETINHIPTFIKMDIQTFEIQALLGGINNIIKYKPKLAISIYHKFDDLWNIPLLLKQWLPEYRLIMRHYECTQEETIIYAIPK
- a CDS encoding SDR family NAD(P)-dependent oxidoreductase, which encodes MFNLVNKKILIMGATGYIGKQVALTLDSLGAKLILSGKNEAILNEILFELKGNGHYLLPFDVENIDDISNFMKKIVAIDGNKLFGLVYCTGIFPIRPLKNTKIDFLHNLMLINFYSFIEIVRCFSDKRICEEKASIVSLSSIASINGEKGQLAYSASKGAMDSSIKVLAKELSSKNIKINSIRPAALLPEDILFDNLPEAIQDTINRMQTGPISNKSIATQIAFLLSEYSNNITGQCFDVRGCLI
- a CDS encoding IS110 family transposase, yielding MYYVGIDIAKNFHVVTIIDDSEKKITTKPIRVTNCIDGFSKFIVKLEAISSNPNDFIIGLEATGIYGENLLEFLNAHGFNVKLLNPFQTTRYREQHTMKKVKNDNIDSWIIALFLKDGKFSSGYVTDDEYQSLRTLYRNRASIQSDMKEVKKRIITQVTVTFPELENFIDIFSITGLALLDKYPTAHHYKHSSVDRILKIFRHIQGNSFNSEKALKVLELAKNSIYSGKAKDARAIAIKSSIRLLKIYQDELSILEDEILALLENNGIKEEKDVPTNSLIENLKTIPGVSSKTIAAVISECGDLSRFTTPIKFIGYLGLFPTENSSGNSKSTGHLSRRGSSLAKHALYMASVSCMIHNKELKQYYDTKKSQGKSKQEGLIAVSRKLATIIYSIFRYNTPYDPARVFSKS
- a CDS encoding amino acid adenylation domain-containing protein, translating into MKTNILEYLENTVKTYPNKTAIIDEKGNISFKCLQKQSKNIASYLQLKNIDRNLPIGVFLPKSIEAIKSFLGIVYNGDFYVPLDIKNPISRVEAIIKKLEIKYVITNINSAKLLKDLNLNIEIILLDNIEIENEVGFNFTNYNLSIDTNPAYIINTSGSTGTPKGVVVSHKSIIDYIDWAIDTFKIDSSFKIGNQAPFIFDNSVLDIYLMLSTGATLNLIPENLFMFPVKLVDYLEKESINFIFWVPSIMANIVTLDLLKNRNLELRFVSFAGEVMPTKIMNYWKNYIPNALFVNLYGPTEITVDCTYFIVNRDFKDDEPLPIGFACKNTDILVLDQEDKLIIEANKIGELCVRGSSLALGYYNDPEKTALTFTQNPLNKAYPEKIYRTGDIVYYNEKGELIYKGRKDFQIKHMGYRIELGEIETAILAINGVDNACVLYDNENKNIVLIYESTMKNTQRDILLELHSKLPKYMLPTKFILLEAMPLNINGKIDRNRLKEFLV
- a CDS encoding acyl carrier protein is translated as MEKIRGILIDIRPEYDFLEDIDFIEAGMLDSFDIITLVTDLEENFDIRIDGSDILPENFCSIKAIENLIEKSGGVL
- a CDS encoding acyl carrier protein, which produces MNLEHKIELLADLFELEVTDFTPETLLDDLEEWDSLAAISYVVMMDEEFGVVANPNDIKNFRTVQDILDSMK